Proteins encoded in a region of the Nicotiana tomentosiformis chromosome 9, ASM39032v3, whole genome shotgun sequence genome:
- the LOC104089989 gene encoding organic cation/carnitine transporter 3-like, protein MVEPLLSLPIMERCIIQGDEFGNWTQLLQAILVSFAWFFDAQQTFISAFTDAQPSWHCTSSSSSSSDCNSFNNNLCNLPKGSWAWDLPPHTSVISEWSLQCDGSIITGLPASSFFMGCLTGGFLLSTLADSSLGRKNMLVISCLLMSISGAITVFSTNIWMYSFLRFLSGCGRATIGTSSLVLSTELVTNQWQSQVGILGYFSFTMGFLTLPAIAFITRGSSWRLIYLWTCLPAVFYSFLVHFFVRESPRWLYVIGQKEEVINLYSAIKMLLEKNWAFRRLVMVMCVGFGFGMVYYGMPLAVENLAFNNLYLSNTLNALSELPASLATFFLIGKLSRKGSLLGFAMLSGICSIGCCIVEGDKYFKLLQMGLELISYFSACTAVDVLLIYALELFPTCVRNSAVAMVRQTLVFGGALSPIVVAIGRNNNVKWFSYGVFGLSIITCGLFVVWLPETKGTTLCDTMEEGESKEVTLLFAN, encoded by the exons atggttGAACCGTTACTAAGCTTGCCAATAATGGAAAGGTGCATTATACAGGGAGATGAATTTGGAAATTGGACTCAGTTGTTGCAAGCCATCCTTGTCTCTTTCGCATGGTTTTTCGATGCTCAACAAACTTTCATTAGTGCTTTCACTGATGCACAGCCATCTTGGCATTgcacatcttcttcttcttcttcgtcagaCTGCAACTCTTTCAACAATAATTTATGTAATCTTCCAAAGGGTTCATGGGCATGGGATTTACCACCTCATACTTCAGTTATTTCAGAGTGGTCTTTACAGTGTGATGGTTCAATTATTACCGGTCTTCCTGCTTCTTCCTTCTTCATGGGATGTCTTACTG GAGGTTTCCTTCTCTCCACCTTAGCTGACTCTTCACTTGGCAGGAAAAACATGTTGGTTATTTCATGTCTACTCATGTCTATTAGTGGAGCAATTACTGTTTTTTCTACCAACATATGGATGTATTCATTCTTGAGGTTTCTTTCTGGATGTGGAAGAGCTACAATTGGCACTAGTTCTCTTGTCTTGTCCACAGAGCTTGTCACAAATCAATGGCAAAGTCAAGTTGGGATCCTTGGCTACTTTTCTTTTACTATGGGGTTTCTTACTTTACCAGCCATTGCATTTATAACCAGAGGATCTTCCTGGAGACTTATTTACCTCTGGACTTGTCTCCCTGCAGTTTTCTACTCGTTCTTAGTCCATTTCTTTGTTCGTGAATCCCCTCGTTGGCTTTATGTCATAGGACAAAAAGAGGAAGTAATCAATCTCTATTCAGCTATCAAGATGTTATTGGAAAAGAATTGGGCATTTCGTCGATTAGTTATGGTAATGTGTGTTGGTTTTGGCTTTGGTATGGTGTATTATGGTATGCCATTAGCTGTTGAGAATTTAGCTTTTAATAATCTCTACTTAAGCAACACATTGAACGCATTATCTGAATTGCCAGCTTCTTTAGCGACATTTTTCCTAATTGGGAAATTGAGTAGGAAAGGATCACTTTTAGGATTTGCTATGCTAAGTGGAATATGTAGCATAGGGTGTTGTATTGTTGAAGGTGACAAGTACTTCAAGTTGTTGCAAATGGGACTTGAATTGATTTCATATTTCAGTGCTTGTACAGCAGTTGATGTACTCTTGATCTATGCGTTGGAACTATTTCCTACATGTGTGAGGAACTCAGCAGTGGCAATGGTGAGGCAGACTTTGGTTTTTGGTGGAGCTTTAAGTCCAATTGTTGTTGCAATTGGTAGGAACAATAATGTCAAGTGGTTTTCTTATGGGGTGTTTGGATTGAGCATAATAACATGTGGTCTTTTTGTTGTGTGGTTGCCAGAAACCAAAGGCACAACACTTTGTGATACCATGGAGGAAGGGGAAAGCAAGGAAGTAACATTATTGTTTGCTaattag